One region of Hymenobacter sediminicola genomic DNA includes:
- the plsX gene encoding phosphate acyltransferase PlsX: MKIALDAMGGDFAPQAAVEGAILAAAKLVGKAQIVLIGQEAAVRPLLDQHGADAASLELVSASQIIEMGEHPAKAYQQKQDSSIAVGYRMLHAGEVEAFCSAGNTGAMLVGAMFSVKAVPGVMRPAIANFVPKLHGGMGILLDVGANAECKPEMLEQFGELGSLYAQHVLGITAPKVGLMNLGEEEGKGTTITQAAHQLLKVNPHIHFIGNIEGRDLFNDKADVIVCDGYTGNVMLKMAESVYDIIAEKQLHDPFFDKFNYEAIGGSPILGINDNAIIGHGVSTPLAICNMLLQGYQMAHSGISDQIKNTFKS; the protein is encoded by the coding sequence ATGAAAATAGCCCTGGACGCTATGGGGGGCGATTTTGCGCCCCAGGCCGCAGTGGAAGGCGCCATTTTGGCGGCCGCTAAGCTCGTTGGCAAAGCGCAAATCGTGCTCATCGGCCAGGAGGCTGCCGTTCGCCCTTTGCTGGATCAGCATGGTGCAGACGCTGCCAGTCTGGAACTGGTTTCGGCTTCGCAGATCATCGAAATGGGGGAGCATCCTGCTAAAGCTTACCAGCAAAAGCAGGACTCCAGCATTGCTGTAGGCTACCGGATGCTGCATGCCGGTGAAGTCGAAGCGTTCTGCTCAGCCGGCAACACCGGTGCCATGCTTGTGGGTGCCATGTTCAGCGTGAAAGCTGTGCCCGGCGTAATGCGCCCGGCAATTGCCAACTTCGTTCCTAAGTTGCACGGTGGTATGGGTATCCTGCTTGATGTAGGTGCTAATGCGGAGTGCAAACCGGAAATGCTGGAGCAGTTCGGGGAGCTAGGGTCATTGTATGCGCAGCATGTTCTGGGCATTACGGCTCCTAAAGTCGGGTTGATGAACTTGGGCGAGGAAGAAGGCAAAGGCACCACTATTACTCAAGCAGCTCATCAGCTGCTAAAAGTAAACCCGCACATCCACTTCATTGGCAATATCGAAGGCCGTGACTTGTTCAATGACAAGGCCGATGTAATTGTCTGTGATGGATACACAGGAAACGTGATGCTGAAAATGGCAGAATCGGTCTACGATATCATTGCTGAAAAGCAATTGCACGACCCTTTCTTCGATAAATTCAACTACGAAGCCATTGGGGGCTCCCCTATTCTGGGTATCAACGATAACGCCATTATCGGGCACGGTGTCAGCACACCGCTGGCTATCTGCAACATGCTGTTGCAGGGCTACCAAATGGCTCATTCTGGTATTTCTGACCAGATAAAGAATACCTTCAAGTCATAA
- the rpmF gene encoding 50S ribosomal protein L32: MAHPKRRTSSAKRNKRRAHDKLTPKAVSICTTTGELHLRHKAYVVDGDLYLHGKVAIKDYAPVAAAAAASDNDEE, from the coding sequence ATGGCACATCCTAAACGCCGGACCTCCTCCGCTAAGCGGAACAAGCGTCGCGCCCACGACAAACTGACCCCTAAAGCAGTATCTATCTGCACTACTACCGGCGAACTGCACCTGCGCCACAAGGCTTATGTGGTAGACGGCGACCTGTACCTGCACGGCAAAGTAGCTATCAAGGACTATGCTCCTGTAGCTGCCGCCGCTGCTGCGTCCGACAACGACGAAGAATAG
- the accB gene encoding acetyl-CoA carboxylase biotin carboxyl carrier protein → MKAKELQELIDFIAKSGLNKVNIETEEFKISVQREPSTKVVSSGMVAAAPAPTTPAAAPVAAPAAAPASAPASAPTEAASTAYVPLKSPMIGTFYRSNSPDSPAFVQVGDLVEKGQVICIIEAMKLFNEIEAEQSGRVVKAMVENASPVEYDQPLFLIEPM, encoded by the coding sequence ATGAAAGCCAAAGAACTCCAGGAACTCATCGATTTCATTGCGAAGTCGGGACTGAACAAAGTCAACATCGAAACCGAAGAATTCAAAATTTCGGTTCAGCGCGAGCCCAGCACAAAGGTGGTGAGCAGTGGTATGGTAGCAGCAGCGCCTGCGCCCACTACCCCGGCAGCAGCACCGGTGGCCGCTCCGGCAGCAGCCCCTGCCTCGGCTCCGGCTTCGGCTCCTACGGAAGCCGCGAGCACCGCCTACGTGCCGCTGAAATCACCGATGATTGGCACCTTCTACCGCAGCAACAGCCCCGATTCGCCGGCCTTCGTGCAGGTGGGTGACTTGGTAGAAAAAGGACAGGTAATCTGCATCATCGAAGCCATGAAGCTCTTCAACGAAATTGAAGCCGAGCAGAGTGGTCGCGTAGTGAAAGCCATGGTCGAAAATGCTTCTCCTGTGGAGTACGACCAGCCGCTATTCCTGATTGAGCCGATGTAA
- the accC gene encoding acetyl-CoA carboxylase biotin carboxylase subunit, producing the protein MFKKILIANRGEIALRIIRTCKEMGIKTVAVYSTADKESLHVRFADEAVCIGPPPSSQSYLSIPTLIAAAEITNADAIHPGYGFLSENAEFSRVCQENGIKFIGASPEMINQMGDKASAKATMIKAGVPCIPGSVGLLDSVEQGKKIAAKIKYPVILKATAGGGGRGMRIINSEDEFEKAWNDARTEAKAAFGNDGVYLEKFVVEPRHIEIQICGDQFGRVCHLSERDCSIQRRHQKLVEEAPSPFMTDELREKMGKAAIAGASAINYEGVGTIEFLVDKNRDFYFMEMNTRIQVEHPVTEEIINYDLIKEQIKVAAGIPISGDNYYPRMHAMECRINAEDPTKDFRPSPGKITTLHIPGGHGVRVDTHVYAGYQIPSNYDSMIAKLITVAQTREECIVKMKRALSEFVVEGVKTTIPFHLKLMDNESFKAGDFTTKFLETSFDFSEL; encoded by the coding sequence GTGTTCAAGAAAATACTGATTGCCAACCGGGGCGAAATTGCACTGCGTATCATTCGTACCTGCAAGGAAATGGGCATCAAAACGGTTGCGGTGTATTCCACTGCCGACAAGGAAAGCCTGCACGTACGCTTCGCCGATGAGGCCGTATGCATCGGCCCGCCGCCTTCGTCGCAGAGCTACCTAAGCATCCCGACGCTGATTGCCGCCGCCGAAATAACCAACGCCGATGCTATTCATCCGGGCTACGGTTTCCTGAGCGAAAACGCGGAATTCTCGCGTGTTTGCCAGGAAAACGGCATCAAATTCATTGGGGCGTCGCCTGAGATGATCAACCAGATGGGCGACAAGGCTTCGGCCAAGGCCACTATGATTAAGGCCGGCGTACCCTGCATTCCGGGCTCCGTGGGTCTGCTGGATTCTGTGGAGCAGGGCAAGAAGATTGCCGCCAAAATCAAGTACCCGGTTATTCTCAAGGCAACGGCCGGGGGCGGTGGGCGCGGTATGCGCATCATCAACTCCGAAGATGAGTTTGAGAAAGCCTGGAACGATGCCCGCACCGAAGCCAAAGCGGCTTTCGGCAACGACGGCGTGTACCTGGAGAAATTTGTAGTAGAACCCCGCCACATCGAAATCCAGATCTGTGGTGACCAGTTCGGGCGGGTGTGCCACCTGTCGGAGCGTGACTGCTCGATTCAACGCCGCCACCAGAAGCTGGTAGAAGAGGCTCCTTCGCCGTTCATGACCGATGAGCTCCGTGAGAAGATGGGAAAGGCAGCTATTGCAGGTGCCTCAGCCATTAACTACGAAGGTGTGGGTACCATTGAATTCCTGGTCGACAAAAACCGTGACTTCTACTTCATGGAGATGAACACCCGGATTCAGGTGGAGCACCCCGTGACGGAGGAAATCATCAACTACGACCTCATCAAGGAGCAGATCAAGGTAGCAGCGGGCATCCCGATTTCGGGCGACAACTACTACCCCCGCATGCACGCTATGGAGTGCCGCATCAACGCCGAAGACCCGACCAAGGACTTCCGCCCTTCTCCCGGCAAAATCACGACGCTGCACATCCCCGGTGGCCACGGCGTGCGCGTAGACACGCACGTGTATGCTGGCTACCAGATTCCGTCGAACTACGACTCGATGATTGCCAAGCTCATCACCGTGGCCCAGACCCGTGAGGAGTGCATCGTGAAGATGAAGCGCGCTCTGAGCGAGTTTGTGGTGGAAGGCGTGAAAACCACGATTCCGTTTCACCTGAAACTGATGGACAACGAGAGTTTCAAGGCCGGCGACTTCACCACGAAGTTCCTGGAAACTTCCTTCGACTTCTCGGAGCTGTAA
- a CDS encoding DUF3109 family protein, whose amino-acid sequence MIQIQNTLISDDVRDNFFVCNLEACKGACCVEGDLGAPLEEAELQILKTEYKAIKPFITEAGRQAIEQQGTYIKDWEGDYSTTTINDRECAYALYDERGILKCGIEQAYLAGATSFKKPISCHLYPIRITKYDGFEALNYDRWGICNPACANGANLGVRVYQFLKEPLIRKYGEDWYGELVHEIEHGDAKA is encoded by the coding sequence ATGATTCAGATACAGAACACCCTTATTTCCGACGACGTTCGGGACAATTTCTTCGTGTGCAACCTGGAGGCCTGCAAAGGTGCCTGCTGCGTGGAAGGCGACCTGGGCGCGCCGCTGGAAGAAGCCGAGCTTCAGATTCTCAAAACCGAGTACAAAGCCATCAAGCCTTTCATCACCGAAGCGGGCCGTCAGGCCATTGAGCAGCAGGGCACATACATCAAAGATTGGGAAGGCGACTACAGCACCACCACCATCAATGACCGGGAGTGCGCCTACGCCCTCTACGACGAGCGGGGTATCCTGAAATGCGGTATTGAGCAGGCCTATCTGGCCGGCGCTACCAGCTTCAAAAAGCCTATCAGCTGCCACCTGTATCCTATCCGCATCACCAAATACGACGGCTTTGAGGCGCTGAACTACGACCGGTGGGGCATCTGCAACCCCGCCTGCGCCAACGGGGCCAACCTGGGCGTGAGGGTCTACCAATTTCTCAAGGAGCCCCTCATCCGCAAGTACGGCGAGGATTGGTACGGCGAGCTGGTGCACGAAATTGAGCACGGAGACGCCAAGGCATAA
- the efp gene encoding elongation factor P: MATTADFRNGLVLNYNGELHVITEFQHVKPGKGPAFVRTKLRNIKTGRVLDNTFNAGVKVETARVEQRPHQYLYKDDYGYTFMDNESFEQVVLPEAMVPFADLMKEGQVATILFHAETEQPLTAELPTTVELMVTYTEPGLKGDTATNTLKPAIVETGARIQVPLFIDTDTKIRIKTSDYSYVERVK, from the coding sequence ATGGCCACTACTGCAGATTTCCGCAACGGGCTCGTTCTCAACTACAACGGCGAGTTGCATGTCATCACCGAATTCCAGCATGTGAAACCGGGCAAAGGCCCGGCCTTCGTGCGGACCAAGCTTCGCAACATCAAAACCGGCCGTGTACTTGATAACACGTTTAATGCCGGCGTAAAGGTAGAGACGGCCCGCGTGGAGCAACGCCCGCACCAGTACCTGTATAAAGACGACTACGGCTACACGTTCATGGACAACGAGTCGTTTGAGCAAGTAGTGCTGCCGGAAGCCATGGTGCCTTTTGCCGACCTGATGAAGGAAGGACAGGTGGCTACCATCCTGTTTCATGCCGAGACCGAGCAGCCTCTCACGGCCGAGCTGCCGACCACGGTAGAGTTGATGGTAACGTATACTGAGCCCGGCCTGAAGGGCGACACCGCTACCAACACACTCAAGCCTGCTATTGTAGAAACCGGTGCCCGAATCCAGGTGCCCCTGTTCATTGATACCGATACCAAAATCCGCATCAAGACCAGCGACTACTCCTATGTCGAAAGAGTCAAGTAA
- a CDS encoding beta-ketoacyl-ACP synthase III, which translates to MKITAAITGVGAYVPDYVLTNQELETLVDTTDEWITTRTGIKERRILKGENQGTSVMAIKAVQQLLEKTGTKAEEIDLLICSTTTPDLVFPATANIVSAAVGTTKAFSFDMQAACSGFLFALATGAQYIQTGTYRKVVVVGADKMSSIIDYTDRANCIIFGDGAGAVLLEPNTDGFGVLDQVLRSDGNGEQYLHQKAGGSRRPPSAETVANREHFVYQEGATVFKFAVTNMANVAAQVMERNHLTHDDVAWLVPHQANKRIIDATANRMGVGPEKVMLNIQRYGNTTNGTIPLCLADYESQLHKGDNLILAAFGGGFTWGSVYIKWAYDPKPDPQSA; encoded by the coding sequence ATGAAAATCACCGCTGCCATCACCGGAGTGGGCGCTTATGTGCCCGATTATGTGCTTACGAATCAGGAACTCGAGACGCTGGTTGATACTACCGACGAGTGGATTACGACGCGCACGGGTATTAAGGAGCGCCGCATTCTGAAAGGCGAAAACCAAGGCACCTCCGTGATGGCCATTAAGGCGGTGCAGCAGCTGCTCGAAAAGACCGGTACCAAAGCCGAAGAAATTGACCTGCTGATTTGCTCTACTACGACTCCTGATCTGGTGTTTCCGGCTACGGCCAACATTGTTTCGGCCGCAGTAGGCACCACCAAGGCATTCAGCTTTGACATGCAGGCCGCCTGCTCTGGCTTTCTGTTTGCGCTGGCTACCGGCGCCCAGTACATCCAGACCGGCACCTACCGCAAAGTGGTAGTGGTGGGGGCTGATAAAATGTCGTCTATTATTGACTACACCGACCGGGCCAACTGCATCATCTTCGGGGACGGCGCTGGGGCCGTGCTGCTGGAGCCAAACACGGATGGCTTCGGCGTACTGGACCAGGTGCTGCGTTCCGATGGTAACGGCGAGCAGTATCTGCACCAGAAAGCCGGCGGCAGCCGCCGCCCACCTTCTGCCGAAACGGTAGCCAACCGGGAGCATTTTGTGTACCAGGAAGGCGCTACCGTGTTTAAGTTTGCCGTGACCAACATGGCCAACGTAGCCGCTCAGGTGATGGAACGCAACCACCTCACCCACGACGATGTGGCGTGGCTGGTACCGCACCAAGCCAACAAGCGCATCATCGATGCTACCGCCAACCGTATGGGCGTAGGACCTGAAAAGGTGATGCTTAACATCCAGCGCTACGGCAACACCACCAACGGTACCATTCCGCTCTGCCTCGCCGATTATGAGTCGCAGTTGCACAAAGGCGACAACCTGATTCTGGCGGCCTTTGGCGGCGGCTTCACATGGGGTTCGGTGTACATAAAATGGGCTTATGACCCCAAACCTGACCCGCAAAGCGCGTAA
- a CDS encoding YceD family protein gives MPPAINPTVKKDSQYDINIAKLADKTHHFAFDLDRAFFEQFDQQLIPDGNVHADVTLHKTDRLLTFDVDLRGTVRQICDRSLDDYDQEIEAHEQLLVRYGDREMELDDNVLQITADTQTLPFAQHLFDYIGLALPMKKLHPRFQNEPDENPDAATKLIFTTRQEGDDDDEDDSDPRWNALRNLN, from the coding sequence TTGCCCCCTGCTATTAACCCGACCGTGAAGAAGGACTCGCAATACGACATCAACATTGCTAAGCTGGCCGATAAAACGCACCACTTTGCGTTTGACTTGGACCGGGCCTTTTTCGAGCAGTTTGATCAACAGCTGATTCCTGACGGCAACGTGCATGCGGATGTAACGCTGCATAAAACCGACCGGCTCCTCACCTTCGATGTTGACTTGCGTGGCACTGTTCGCCAAATCTGTGACCGTAGCCTCGACGACTACGACCAGGAAATAGAGGCGCATGAGCAGCTGTTGGTACGCTACGGCGACCGGGAAATGGAGCTTGACGACAATGTGCTCCAGATTACGGCCGATACGCAGACACTACCCTTTGCCCAGCATCTATTCGACTACATCGGGCTGGCGCTGCCCATGAAGAAGCTGCACCCCCGCTTCCAGAATGAGCCCGACGAAAACCCGGACGCCGCCACTAAACTCATTTTCACAACCCGCCAAGAAGGCGACGACGATGATGAAGACGACTCCGACCCACGCTGGAACGCGCTGCGCAACCTCAATTAG